The Immundisolibacter cernigliae genome has a window encoding:
- a CDS encoding BphX family protein, protein MKTARAFLIGIGIFYAVFNFLGTLPFATAGYLGTMYPGIDLHAGEPIFRLLQDAWIIVGIQLGAIGLVALWGARDPLRYAAVIPVVIVTEIVDGAWDIYSIVWSHEVAWMGILTLVIHAVWIAWAIVAWRALFPAGGKTVSATG, encoded by the coding sequence ATGAAAACCGCCCGCGCCTTCCTGATCGGCATCGGCATCTTCTACGCCGTGTTCAACTTCCTGGGCACCCTGCCATTCGCCACCGCCGGCTACCTGGGCACCATGTACCCGGGCATCGACCTGCACGCGGGCGAACCGATCTTTCGCCTGTTGCAGGACGCCTGGATCATCGTCGGCATCCAGCTGGGCGCGATCGGCCTGGTGGCGCTGTGGGGCGCCCGCGACCCGCTGCGCTACGCGGCCGTGATTCCGGTGGTCATCGTCACCGAGATCGTCGATGGCGCATGGGACATCTACAGCATCGTCTGGAGCCACGAGGTCGCCTGGATGGGCATCCTCACGCTGGTCATCCATGCGGTATGGATCGCCTGGGCCATCGTCGCCTGGCGGGCCCTGTTCCCGGCCGGCGGGAAGACCGTCAGCGCCACCGGCTGA
- the htpG gene encoding molecular chaperone HtpG, which translates to MSQVETLSFATETRQLLKLMIHSLYSNREIFLRELVSNASDALDKLRFEGYSDAALMDGGGELGIEIECDPEAHTVTVRDNGIGMSREEVIANIGTIAHSGTAEFLQTQQAGQTQDARLIGQFGVGFYSAFIVADTVTLTTRRAGRPDEEGVRWQSAGEGEYSIETVSAPRGTQIVLHLRDDAHEFADAWRLKSIIRTYSDHITFPVRMPAAKPVADEGEPEAADIDATPAWDTVNQATALWARPRTEITQDEYDAFYKQLSYDMQAPLAQLHSRVEGSHEYTALLFVPAAEPFDLWDRDRRHGVRLYVKRVFIMDDAAHLLPTYLRFVRGVIDADDLPLNVSREILQGSKVVDSIRAGCTRRILGLLEDMARDDADKYQRFWGLFGRVLKEGVVEDHANRDRIAGLLRFATTREATPTVSLADYVARMKDGQKAIYYITADSVAAAAASPHLEALRARGVEVLLLGDRIDEWLVGSLPAFDGKPLQSAAQADLNLDELGPAETELPPVADADWQPTLSALQTALKDTVESVRLSDRLTESPVCLVAGKEGLSGNLERLLKSAGQAVPDNKRVLEINPRHPLLARVKAGADAEHIDDWARLLYEQALLAEGGQLEAPAQFVQRLNRLLLGG; encoded by the coding sequence ATGTCCCAAGTCGAAACCCTTAGCTTCGCCACCGAAACCCGTCAGCTGCTCAAGCTGATGATCCACAGCCTGTACAGCAACCGCGAGATTTTCCTGCGCGAGCTGGTCTCCAACGCATCGGACGCGCTCGACAAGCTGCGCTTCGAGGGCTACAGCGACGCCGCGCTGATGGACGGCGGCGGCGAGCTGGGCATCGAAATCGAGTGCGATCCCGAGGCGCACACCGTCACCGTGCGCGACAACGGCATCGGCATGAGCCGCGAGGAAGTCATCGCCAACATCGGCACCATCGCCCATTCGGGCACCGCCGAGTTCCTGCAAACGCAGCAGGCCGGTCAGACCCAGGACGCGCGCCTGATCGGCCAGTTCGGCGTCGGTTTCTACTCGGCCTTCATCGTGGCTGACACGGTCACGCTGACCACCCGCCGCGCCGGCCGGCCGGACGAGGAAGGCGTGCGCTGGCAGTCGGCCGGCGAGGGCGAGTACAGCATCGAGACCGTCAGTGCGCCGCGCGGGACGCAGATCGTGCTGCACCTGCGCGACGACGCGCACGAGTTCGCCGACGCCTGGCGCCTGAAATCCATCATCCGCACCTACTCGGATCACATCACCTTCCCGGTGCGCATGCCGGCCGCCAAGCCGGTCGCCGACGAAGGCGAACCGGAAGCTGCCGATATCGACGCCACGCCCGCCTGGGACACCGTCAACCAGGCCACGGCGCTGTGGGCCAGGCCGCGCACGGAAATCACCCAGGACGAATACGACGCCTTCTACAAGCAGCTCAGCTACGACATGCAGGCGCCGCTGGCGCAGCTGCACAGCCGCGTCGAGGGCAGCCACGAGTACACCGCGCTGCTGTTCGTGCCGGCCGCCGAGCCGTTCGACCTGTGGGACCGCGACCGCCGCCACGGAGTGCGCCTGTATGTGAAGCGCGTGTTCATCATGGACGACGCGGCGCATCTGCTGCCGACCTATCTGCGCTTCGTGCGCGGCGTGATCGACGCCGACGACCTGCCGCTGAACGTGTCGCGCGAGATCCTGCAGGGCAGCAAGGTGGTGGACAGCATCCGCGCCGGCTGCACGCGGCGCATTCTGGGTCTGCTCGAGGACATGGCGCGCGACGATGCCGACAAGTACCAGCGTTTCTGGGGGCTGTTCGGGCGTGTGCTCAAGGAAGGCGTGGTCGAGGATCACGCCAACCGCGACCGCATCGCCGGCCTGCTGCGCTTCGCCACCACCCGCGAGGCCACGCCCACGGTGTCCCTGGCCGACTACGTGGCGCGCATGAAGGACGGCCAGAAGGCCATCTACTACATCACCGCCGATTCGGTGGCCGCCGCCGCCGCCTCGCCGCACCTGGAGGCCCTGCGCGCCCGTGGCGTGGAAGTGCTGCTGCTGGGCGACCGCATCGACGAGTGGCTGGTCGGCAGCCTGCCCGCCTTCGACGGCAAGCCGCTGCAATCGGCTGCGCAGGCGGATTTGAACCTGGACGAGCTCGGCCCGGCCGAAACCGAATTGCCACCGGTGGCCGACGCCGACTGGCAGCCGACCCTCAGCGCCCTGCAGACGGCGCTCAAGGACACCGTGGAGTCCGTGCGCCTGTCGGATCGCCTGACCGAATCGCCGGTGTGCCTGGTGGCCGGCAAGGAGGGCCTGTCCGGCAACCTCGAACGCCTGCTCAAGTCCGCCGGCCAGGCCGTGCCGGACAACAAGCGCGTGCTTGAAATAAACCCCCGCCATCCCTTGCTCGCCCGTGTGAAGGCCGGCGCCGACGCCGAGCACATCGACGACTGGGCGCGGCTGCTGTATGAACAGGCGCTGCTGGCCGAAGGCGGGCAGCTGGAGGCGCCGGCGCAGTTCGTGCAGCGGTTGAACCGGTTGTTGTTGGGTGGGTGA
- a CDS encoding DUF748 domain-containing protein, translated as MRSFLTVANLRWRYLLALAVLAVLVAAAMTVPERARRYAEQTLAETTGGTARVAALDFDPLRLALRIDGLHLTDPDGALLLAADAITADLAVDSLWTRSVHLDSLTIRGARGQLGLLEGGGISPQLPPGGGDGSPPPRLRIDRMNVDGSALVVRDASARPAAALRLTDLVVSIAGFDSQAAEPIPVLLRGRAGGGTLRLQADLVPAPLALEGSFLLQGIDAGPALAYLERALPLKARGDESTPTPGCRWLPAGRCESETAT; from the coding sequence ATGCGCTCCTTCCTGACAGTAGCGAACCTGCGCTGGCGCTACCTGCTCGCACTGGCGGTGCTGGCCGTACTTGTGGCGGCCGCAATGACCGTGCCCGAGCGCGCCCGGCGCTACGCCGAGCAGACCCTCGCCGAAACCACGGGCGGCACCGCCCGTGTGGCGGCGCTCGATTTCGACCCTTTGCGGCTGGCGCTGCGGATCGACGGCCTGCACCTGACCGATCCTGATGGCGCCCTGTTGCTGGCTGCGGACGCCATCACGGCCGACCTTGCGGTCGACTCCCTGTGGACACGCAGCGTGCATCTTGACTCCCTGACGATACGCGGTGCGCGCGGGCAGCTCGGCCTGCTGGAGGGCGGCGGCATCAGCCCGCAACTGCCGCCCGGCGGCGGCGATGGCAGTCCCCCGCCGCGGCTGCGCATCGACCGGATGAACGTCGATGGCAGCGCGCTCGTCGTGCGCGATGCCAGTGCGCGGCCGGCGGCCGCGCTGCGCCTGACCGATCTGGTCGTGTCGATAGCCGGCTTCGACAGCCAGGCCGCAGAACCGATTCCCGTGCTGTTGCGTGGCCGCGCAGGCGGCGGCACGCTGCGCCTGCAGGCCGACCTCGTGCCGGCGCCGCTGGCGCTCGAAGGCAGCTTTTTACTGCAGGGGATCGACGCCGGACCGGCATTGGCCTACCTGGAGCGCGCGCTGCCCCTGAAAGCGCGCGGGGACGAATCGACGCCCACGCCGGGCTGTCGCTGGCTGCCGGCGGGGCGCTGCGAATCAGAGACGGCCACGTGA
- a CDS encoding SDR family NAD(P)-dependent oxidoreductase, with the protein MTASPTADLSGRVALVTGAARRTGRGLALALARAGADVVVHYGQSRQDAESAVAEIAALGRRGFAISADLSRPGQAETLIEASLTQAGRLDVLINNIGNYPLGDPLGLSPDQFRATLETNLTAPYALIRAALPALLASGAGQVINLGYAGVEHMIANTRAMAYQISKAGLLVLTRSLAQALGSQGVRVNMVSPGHIDNSVDLPADIASHVPLGRPARIDDIAGVVLFLLSPAGAYITGANIEVAGGYRLSLAETLG; encoded by the coding sequence ATGACGGCGTCACCGACAGCCGACCTCAGCGGCCGCGTGGCGCTGGTTACCGGTGCTGCCCGGCGCACCGGCCGCGGCCTGGCCCTGGCCCTGGCGCGGGCCGGTGCCGACGTGGTGGTGCATTACGGCCAGTCGCGGCAGGACGCCGAAAGTGCGGTGGCCGAAATCGCCGCGCTTGGCCGGCGCGGCTTTGCGATCAGCGCCGATCTGAGTCGACCGGGGCAGGCCGAAACGCTGATCGAAGCAAGCCTGACGCAGGCCGGGCGCCTCGACGTGCTGATCAACAACATCGGCAACTATCCGCTCGGCGATCCACTCGGCCTGTCGCCGGACCAGTTTCGCGCCACGCTGGAGACCAATCTGACCGCGCCCTACGCGCTGATCCGCGCCGCCCTGCCGGCGCTGCTGGCGTCCGGCGCAGGCCAGGTCATCAACCTCGGCTATGCCGGCGTCGAGCACATGATCGCCAACACCCGCGCCATGGCCTACCAGATTTCCAAGGCCGGACTGCTGGTGCTCACGCGCTCCCTGGCGCAGGCGCTGGGGTCGCAGGGCGTGCGCGTGAACATGGTCTCGCCCGGCCACATCGACAACTCGGTCGACCTGCCGGCGGACATCGCAAGCCACGTGCCGCTGGGCCGCCCGGCACGCATCGACGACATCGCCGGCGTGGTGCTGTTTCTGCTCTCGCCGGCCGGCGCCTACATCACCGGCGCCAACATCGAAGTGGCCGGCGGCTACCGGTTGAGTCTGGCCGAGACGCTGGGATAA
- a CDS encoding DUF3465 domain-containing protein has product MKKLLLIAVVLVAGYFGGIETGFIPGQGKGYGADPGAQVLASAFDSHRSDFQVQGSGRVVRLLADDDDGSRHQRFIIETASGQTLLVAHNIDLAPRVAALEMGDRVEFNGEYAWNAKGGVIHWTHHDPQGRHVSGWIKHGGRSYQ; this is encoded by the coding sequence ATGAAGAAGCTGCTTCTGATAGCAGTCGTCCTGGTCGCCGGCTATTTCGGCGGCATTGAAACTGGTTTCATCCCGGGACAAGGCAAGGGTTACGGCGCCGACCCCGGCGCGCAGGTCCTGGCATCGGCCTTCGACAGTCACCGCAGCGACTTCCAGGTTCAGGGAAGCGGCCGTGTGGTGAGGCTTCTGGCCGACGACGATGATGGCAGCAGGCACCAGCGTTTCATCATCGAGACGGCGTCCGGGCAGACGCTATTGGTGGCTCACAACATCGATCTGGCGCCCAGGGTTGCCGCCCTGGAAATGGGAGATCGCGTCGAGTTCAATGGTGAATACGCCTGGAATGCCAAGGGCGGCGTTATTCACTGGACGCATCATGACCCTCAGGGCCGGCACGTTTCTGGATGGATAAAGCACGGCGGCCGGTCGTATCAGTAG
- a CDS encoding alpha/beta fold hydrolase: MSAGETNPGPPAWVSEALQAPVSEAEVLHDGALVRYRSWGTPGLPGLVLIHGAMAHANWWDFIAPRFVERFHVLAPHLSGMGDSGHRDAYSTALFSDDVVAVMDHAGLGADTVVVGHSLGGTVALTLGVRHAGRVRGIVMLDSAVFPPDEPSPFDPTKAPYRPKTVCADYETAVGRFFLLPQQPCQHPYLLQHIAHHSVAPMQGGWSWKFDDALFKKLHLHEPWRELEALETPLAVIHGDHSAVFTPAVKDYIGRLARQRGWPMFAIPGAHHHLMLDSPRALCGALHGLLAGWPASPGQVA; the protein is encoded by the coding sequence GTGAGCGCAGGGGAAACGAATCCGGGCCCGCCGGCCTGGGTCAGCGAAGCGTTGCAGGCGCCGGTCAGCGAGGCCGAGGTGCTGCATGACGGTGCCCTGGTGCGCTACCGCTCCTGGGGCACGCCCGGCCTGCCGGGACTGGTGCTGATCCATGGCGCCATGGCGCACGCCAACTGGTGGGATTTCATCGCGCCGCGGTTTGTCGAGCGTTTTCACGTGCTGGCGCCGCACCTGTCCGGCATGGGCGACAGCGGACACCGCGATGCCTACTCGACCGCGCTGTTCAGCGACGACGTGGTTGCCGTCATGGACCACGCCGGTCTGGGTGCCGATACGGTGGTCGTCGGCCACAGCCTGGGCGGGACCGTGGCGCTCACGCTGGGCGTGCGCCATGCCGGCCGCGTGCGCGGCATCGTGATGCTGGACTCGGCCGTGTTTCCGCCGGATGAGCCGTCGCCGTTCGACCCGACCAAGGCGCCGTACCGGCCAAAGACCGTCTGCGCCGACTACGAGACCGCTGTCGGGCGGTTCTTCCTGCTGCCGCAGCAACCCTGTCAGCATCCCTACCTGCTGCAACACATCGCCCACCATTCGGTGGCGCCGATGCAGGGCGGCTGGAGCTGGAAATTCGACGACGCACTGTTCAAAAAGCTGCACCTGCACGAGCCCTGGCGCGAGCTGGAAGCCCTCGAAACGCCCCTGGCGGTGATCCACGGCGACCACAGCGCGGTCTTCACGCCGGCGGTGAAGGACTACATCGGGCGCCTGGCGCGCCAGCGCGGCTGGCCCATGTTCGCCATCCCCGGCGCCCACCACCACCTGATGCTCGACTCGCCGCGGGCGCTGTGTGGCGCCCTGCACGGGCTGCTGGCGGGCTGGCCGGCGAGTCCGGGCCAGGTGGCTTGA
- the folB gene encoding dihydroneopterin aldolase: MSTGTIRIEELTVHCVIGIIESERLRDQRILIDAELDTDFSAAAASDSIDDTINYAVVAEHLTRLAVEGRFYLVEAYVSHATQLLLDRYPQVSRVRVSVRKPDILPAARSVGVSLERRR; encoded by the coding sequence ATGAGCACTGGCACCATCCGCATCGAGGAACTGACGGTCCACTGCGTGATCGGCATCATCGAATCCGAGCGCCTGCGCGACCAGCGCATCCTGATCGATGCGGAGCTGGACACGGATTTTTCCGCCGCCGCGGCCAGCGACAGCATCGACGACACCATCAACTACGCGGTGGTGGCCGAGCACCTGACCCGGCTGGCCGTGGAAGGCCGGTTCTATCTGGTGGAAGCCTACGTCAGCCACGCCACGCAGCTGCTGCTGGACCGCTACCCGCAGGTCAGCCGGGTGCGCGTGAGCGTGCGCAAGCCGGACATCCTGCCGGCCGCGCGCAGCGTCGGCGTCAGCCTCGAACGGCGCCGATGA
- a CDS encoding NAD-dependent epimerase/dehydratase family protein codes for MTILVTGGCGLVGSFAVREAVARGVPVAAFDLALKTELLADIRDKVTLVQGNVLHAPDLYRAVRELDVTRILHTASFLTPGAYARPYANAELTIMGTLNVLECARAMGIKRVSYVSTGKTGWTGAAFSGTLNTGKFDIPADPYASAKVGAELLANDYRQLYELDVRILRLGGQVYGPGYAFAGAVGQGLQPFIEKPLKGEPVRYDNPLLAYSAPIIPMLYGADAGRGCMAATLAADLPHAVYDINAPVASTLYQVVQAIKALIPGADIEVPEAPTEAGPFRAGPIAPDPRAQADFGYLPEYDLLRGLCEYIAFVKTGRYAAVA; via the coding sequence ATGACCATTCTGGTAACCGGCGGCTGTGGGCTGGTGGGCTCGTTTGCGGTGCGCGAGGCAGTGGCCCGCGGCGTGCCGGTGGCGGCCTTCGACCTGGCCCTCAAAACCGAACTGCTGGCCGACATCCGCGACAAGGTCACGCTGGTGCAGGGCAACGTGCTGCACGCGCCGGACCTGTACCGGGCGGTGCGGGAACTGGACGTGACGCGCATCCTGCACACGGCGAGCTTCCTCACCCCCGGCGCCTACGCGCGGCCCTACGCCAACGCCGAACTGACCATCATGGGCACGCTCAACGTGCTCGAATGCGCCCGCGCCATGGGCATCAAGCGCGTCAGCTACGTGTCCACCGGCAAGACCGGCTGGACCGGCGCCGCCTTCTCCGGAACGCTCAATACCGGCAAGTTCGACATCCCGGCCGATCCCTACGCCAGCGCCAAGGTCGGCGCCGAGCTGCTGGCCAACGACTACCGCCAGCTGTACGAGCTGGACGTGCGCATTCTGCGCCTGGGCGGGCAGGTGTACGGGCCGGGTTACGCCTTTGCCGGCGCCGTCGGCCAGGGCCTGCAACCGTTCATCGAAAAGCCCCTCAAGGGCGAGCCGGTCCGCTACGACAACCCGCTGCTGGCCTATTCCGCGCCGATCATCCCCATGCTGTACGGCGCCGACGCCGGCCGCGGCTGCATGGCTGCCACGCTGGCCGCCGACCTGCCGCACGCGGTCTACGACATCAACGCGCCGGTCGCCAGCACGCTGTACCAGGTCGTGCAGGCCATCAAGGCGCTGATACCCGGCGCCGACATCGAGGTGCCCGAGGCGCCGACCGAGGCCGGCCCGTTCCGCGCCGGGCCGATTGCGCCCGACCCGCGCGCGCAGGCCGACTTCGGCTACCTGCCCGAGTACGACCTGCTGCGCGGCCTTTGCGAGTACATCGCGTTCGTCAAGACCGGCCGCTACGCGGCCGTCGCCTGA